Proteins from a single region of Raphanus sativus cultivar WK10039 unplaced genomic scaffold, ASM80110v3 Scaffold2602, whole genome shotgun sequence:
- the LOC108811825 gene encoding uncharacterized protein LOC108811825 isoform X1, producing the protein MGKRKERRFAANNTSRRVKLDLFAEPSGDLGGSDVRCDGVEKKKTEPNELPKSPSSSGKKTENPLLLLGQYSDEEVEEEEEEDKEKAGDAAVDTSLANKNEQVEAHKDTNVKSGADTTMQMVDRQQTGEDSSASYFKAEGGSGYVAASNSTAFDGLNKQTNPSVQASGTVSLEYHAPAPTDVTSQWKMILHEESNQYYYWNTLTGETSWEVPAVLTQTATAYGTGYNDSGHMVTDAYNLISGVEPTYLQQPMENMYTGTDGSTSLTAELGERSKSEDRYAKSLGNDGHQVECQIDTAVNYQPCHEELTGPGVSDHVQATVDQGATTDLPSRLLSQTEGLLEKLRSLKKSHGNFHSNEQISKFILELEVRHSDVKALLNDTSPLVSFWLHTEKELKRLEDAVNDEIYELAKSAVMDGIAETDKSSPKEKLVTDETQDSVEEGELAQSGKTLHSDESADASGGDGSPTYSQSNPAEQSDNVTTLDEIQKVGSSVVEDVDMDVDMEVEEPVPVPPSDSKMFSQTEPSNLHADVPPPPGEEWVPPPPSEIEDVPPPPPDSFSEPVPPPPPLENDHVPPPPLSSDSVGVPYTVPQSYIQQPTDYAAQYNLSYPESSYQYITNAVAPNTQFYGHVDGSQVSLPQSAYYYETVPGTSEVAPVEAYYNLNSVAPLFPVSAETTLNHGGVGSINYNIPSDSSKAVEPSSKSNDSAETASLSSATQSTDGTGGASVLAKGQSKVKRPKKRTVVATTSTLRSNKKVSSLVDKWKAAKEELNDSEEEEEEDNYGILDRKRRREIEEWKSRQIASGEAKDNANFQPLGGDWREKVKRRKERGRREGDDEPKKKEDEQQKPDLTKLSAHLPSGWQAYWDESTKKTYYGNTVTSETSWTRPTSNT; encoded by the exons ATGGGGAAGAGAAAAGAGCGGCGCTTCGCCGCTAATAACACGAGTCGTCGTGTCAAGCTTGATCTCTTCGCGGAACCCTCTG gAGATTTGGGTGGCTCAGATGTGCGTTGTGATGGagttgagaagaaaaaaacagagccTAATGAGTTACCTAAGTCACCTTCGTCTTCAG gGAAGAAAACAGAGAACCCTTTACTTTTACTTGGACAATATAGTGATGAGGAggtagaagaagaggaggaggaggataagGAGAAGGCAGGTGATGCTGCTGTCGATACTTCTTTAGCCAATAAAAATGAGCAG GTTGAAGCACACAAAGATACAAATGTCAAATCTGGTGCAGACACGACTATGCAGATGGTTGACCGACAACAAACAGGGGAGGATTCTTCTGCTTCTTATTTTAAGGCGGAAGGGGGAAGTGGTTATGTCGCAGCGAGTAACTCGACAGCCTTTGATGGACTAAACAAGCAGACAAATCCTTCAGTTCAAGCATCTGGCACCGTGTCTTTAGAGTATCATGCTCCCGCTCCCACGGATGTTACTTCGCAGTGGAAGATGATTTTGCATGAGGAGAGCAATCAGTATTACTACTGGAACACACTAACTGGTGAAACTTCTTGGGAAGTTCCTGCGGTTTTGACTCAAACTGCTACGGCATATGGGACTGGATACAATGATTCTGGGCATATGGTTACAGACGCGTACAACTTGATTTCTGGTGTTGAACCAACCTATTTGCAGCAACCCATGGAAAATATGTACACAGGAACTGATGGTTCGACCTCCCTAACAGCTGAGCTGGGTGAAAGAAGCAAAAGTGAAGATCGTTATGCCAAAAGCTTAGGGAATGATGGTCATCAAGTTGAATGTCAGATAGATACTGCTGTTAATTACCAACCATGTCACGAGGAGCTTACAGGGCCAGGAGTATCAGATCATGTGCAGGCTACTGTTGATCAAGGAGCGACTACTGACCTCCCTTCTCGCCTGTTGAGCCAAACCGAAGGTTTACTGGAGAAGCTGAGGTCTCTGAAGAA gtCTCATGGGAACTTTCACAGCAATGAGCAGATATCAAAGTTCATACTGGAGCTTGAAGTGAGACATTCTGATGTAAAGGCGCTCTTAAATGATACCTCGCCTTTAGTTTCTTTTTGGCTCCACACTGAGAAAGAACTCAAGCGTCTTGAAGACGCCGTTAACGATGAGATTTACGAGCTTGCAAAATCTGCAGTAATGGATGGAATCGCAGAGACTGACAAGAGCTCTCCCAAAGAAAAGCTGGTAACTGATGAAACTCAGGACAGTGTTGAAGAAGGAGAGTTAGCTCAGTCTGGAAAAACTCTTCATTCAGATGAATCAGCTGATGCGAGTGGTGGCGATGGATCTCCCACTTACTCCCAAAGCAATCCAGCTGAGCAGTCTGATAACGTTACTACTTTAGATGAGATTCAGAAGGTAGGCTCCTCAGTTGTGGAAGATGTTGACATGGATGTGGATATGGAGGTTGAAGAACCAGTTCCAGTGCCTCCTTCCGATAGTAAGATGTTCAGTCAGACAGAGCCATCCAATCTTCACGCAGATGTTCCACCACCTCCGGGGGAAGAATGGGTTCCACCACCGCCTTCTGAGATTGAAGATGTTCCGCCACCACCGCCTGATAGTTTTAGTGAACCAgttcctccaccaccacctcttgAAAATGATCATGTCCCTCCACCACCCTTGTCTAGTGACTCTGTGGGAGTACCCTACACCGTACCTCAATCTTACATTCAGCAACCTACTGATTATGCTGCTCAATACAACTTATCCTATCCAGAGTCCAGTTACCAATACATTACTAACGCTGTTGCTCCTAACACTCAGTTCTATGGCCATGTCGACGGATCTCAAGTCTCCCTGCCCCAGTCGGCATATTACTATGAAACTGTTCCCGGTACAAGTGAAGTTGCTCCTGTTGAAGCTTATTACAATCTCAATAGCGTAGCTCCGCTGTTTCCTGTCTCTGCAGAGACAACACTGAATCACGGTGGAGTTGGTTCTATTAACTACAACATCCCAAGCGATTCTTCTAAAGCTGTAGAACCTAGCTCCAAATCCAATGACTCTGCCGAAACAGCATCTTTGAGCTCTGCTACACAATCCACAGATGGTACAGGTGGAGCGTCTGTATTAGCGAAGGGTCAATCTAAAG TGAAACGGCCTAAAAAGCGGACAGTTGTTGCTACTACATCCACATTGAGGTCAAACAAAAAGGTTTCTAGTTTGGTGGACAAG TGGAAAGCTGCGAAAGAGGAGCTAAACGAtagtgaagaagaggaagaagaagataattaCGGGATCCTAGATAGAAAAAGACGACGAGAAATAGAAGAATGGAAGTCACGACAGATTGCGAGTGGAGAGGCTAAAGACAATGCTAACTTCCAACCACTCGGTGGTGACTG GCGTGAGAAAGTAAAAAGGAGGAAAGAACGAGGGAGACGTGAAGGTGATGATGAGCCTAAGAAGAAAGAAGACGAGCAACAAAAACCTGATCTGACCAAACTCTCAGCACATCTTCCCTCGGGATGGCAG GCTTATTGGGACGAATCTACCAAGAAAACTTACTATGGGAATACAGTTACATCTGAGACCTCTTGGACACGACCCACTTCCAACACCTGA
- the LOC108811825 gene encoding uncharacterized protein LOC108811825 isoform X2, whose protein sequence is MQMVDRQQTGEDSSASYFKAEGGSGYVAASNSTAFDGLNKQTNPSVQASGTVSLEYHAPAPTDVTSQWKMILHEESNQYYYWNTLTGETSWEVPAVLTQTATAYGTGYNDSGHMVTDAYNLISGVEPTYLQQPMENMYTGTDGSTSLTAELGERSKSEDRYAKSLGNDGHQVECQIDTAVNYQPCHEELTGPGVSDHVQATVDQGATTDLPSRLLSQTEGLLEKLRSLKKSHGNFHSNEQISKFILELEVRHSDVKALLNDTSPLVSFWLHTEKELKRLEDAVNDEIYELAKSAVMDGIAETDKSSPKEKLVTDETQDSVEEGELAQSGKTLHSDESADASGGDGSPTYSQSNPAEQSDNVTTLDEIQKVGSSVVEDVDMDVDMEVEEPVPVPPSDSKMFSQTEPSNLHADVPPPPGEEWVPPPPSEIEDVPPPPPDSFSEPVPPPPPLENDHVPPPPLSSDSVGVPYTVPQSYIQQPTDYAAQYNLSYPESSYQYITNAVAPNTQFYGHVDGSQVSLPQSAYYYETVPGTSEVAPVEAYYNLNSVAPLFPVSAETTLNHGGVGSINYNIPSDSSKAVEPSSKSNDSAETASLSSATQSTDGTGGASVLAKGQSKVKRPKKRTVVATTSTLRSNKKVSSLVDKWKAAKEELNDSEEEEEEDNYGILDRKRRREIEEWKSRQIASGEAKDNANFQPLGGDWREKVKRRKERGRREGDDEPKKKEDEQQKPDLTKLSAHLPSGWQAYWDESTKKTYYGNTVTSETSWTRPTSNT, encoded by the exons ATGCAGATGGTTGACCGACAACAAACAGGGGAGGATTCTTCTGCTTCTTATTTTAAGGCGGAAGGGGGAAGTGGTTATGTCGCAGCGAGTAACTCGACAGCCTTTGATGGACTAAACAAGCAGACAAATCCTTCAGTTCAAGCATCTGGCACCGTGTCTTTAGAGTATCATGCTCCCGCTCCCACGGATGTTACTTCGCAGTGGAAGATGATTTTGCATGAGGAGAGCAATCAGTATTACTACTGGAACACACTAACTGGTGAAACTTCTTGGGAAGTTCCTGCGGTTTTGACTCAAACTGCTACGGCATATGGGACTGGATACAATGATTCTGGGCATATGGTTACAGACGCGTACAACTTGATTTCTGGTGTTGAACCAACCTATTTGCAGCAACCCATGGAAAATATGTACACAGGAACTGATGGTTCGACCTCCCTAACAGCTGAGCTGGGTGAAAGAAGCAAAAGTGAAGATCGTTATGCCAAAAGCTTAGGGAATGATGGTCATCAAGTTGAATGTCAGATAGATACTGCTGTTAATTACCAACCATGTCACGAGGAGCTTACAGGGCCAGGAGTATCAGATCATGTGCAGGCTACTGTTGATCAAGGAGCGACTACTGACCTCCCTTCTCGCCTGTTGAGCCAAACCGAAGGTTTACTGGAGAAGCTGAGGTCTCTGAAGAA gtCTCATGGGAACTTTCACAGCAATGAGCAGATATCAAAGTTCATACTGGAGCTTGAAGTGAGACATTCTGATGTAAAGGCGCTCTTAAATGATACCTCGCCTTTAGTTTCTTTTTGGCTCCACACTGAGAAAGAACTCAAGCGTCTTGAAGACGCCGTTAACGATGAGATTTACGAGCTTGCAAAATCTGCAGTAATGGATGGAATCGCAGAGACTGACAAGAGCTCTCCCAAAGAAAAGCTGGTAACTGATGAAACTCAGGACAGTGTTGAAGAAGGAGAGTTAGCTCAGTCTGGAAAAACTCTTCATTCAGATGAATCAGCTGATGCGAGTGGTGGCGATGGATCTCCCACTTACTCCCAAAGCAATCCAGCTGAGCAGTCTGATAACGTTACTACTTTAGATGAGATTCAGAAGGTAGGCTCCTCAGTTGTGGAAGATGTTGACATGGATGTGGATATGGAGGTTGAAGAACCAGTTCCAGTGCCTCCTTCCGATAGTAAGATGTTCAGTCAGACAGAGCCATCCAATCTTCACGCAGATGTTCCACCACCTCCGGGGGAAGAATGGGTTCCACCACCGCCTTCTGAGATTGAAGATGTTCCGCCACCACCGCCTGATAGTTTTAGTGAACCAgttcctccaccaccacctcttgAAAATGATCATGTCCCTCCACCACCCTTGTCTAGTGACTCTGTGGGAGTACCCTACACCGTACCTCAATCTTACATTCAGCAACCTACTGATTATGCTGCTCAATACAACTTATCCTATCCAGAGTCCAGTTACCAATACATTACTAACGCTGTTGCTCCTAACACTCAGTTCTATGGCCATGTCGACGGATCTCAAGTCTCCCTGCCCCAGTCGGCATATTACTATGAAACTGTTCCCGGTACAAGTGAAGTTGCTCCTGTTGAAGCTTATTACAATCTCAATAGCGTAGCTCCGCTGTTTCCTGTCTCTGCAGAGACAACACTGAATCACGGTGGAGTTGGTTCTATTAACTACAACATCCCAAGCGATTCTTCTAAAGCTGTAGAACCTAGCTCCAAATCCAATGACTCTGCCGAAACAGCATCTTTGAGCTCTGCTACACAATCCACAGATGGTACAGGTGGAGCGTCTGTATTAGCGAAGGGTCAATCTAAAG TGAAACGGCCTAAAAAGCGGACAGTTGTTGCTACTACATCCACATTGAGGTCAAACAAAAAGGTTTCTAGTTTGGTGGACAAG TGGAAAGCTGCGAAAGAGGAGCTAAACGAtagtgaagaagaggaagaagaagataattaCGGGATCCTAGATAGAAAAAGACGACGAGAAATAGAAGAATGGAAGTCACGACAGATTGCGAGTGGAGAGGCTAAAGACAATGCTAACTTCCAACCACTCGGTGGTGACTG GCGTGAGAAAGTAAAAAGGAGGAAAGAACGAGGGAGACGTGAAGGTGATGATGAGCCTAAGAAGAAAGAAGACGAGCAACAAAAACCTGATCTGACCAAACTCTCAGCACATCTTCCCTCGGGATGGCAG GCTTATTGGGACGAATCTACCAAGAAAACTTACTATGGGAATACAGTTACATCTGAGACCTCTTGGACACGACCCACTTCCAACACCTGA
- the LOC130505814 gene encoding uncharacterized protein LOC130505814 yields the protein MLKLGFRLSIGIQHRVLVIPWMKRHSVTPRILCSSEKRDYNSSGLSRYVPKKSREISEQVTSKPLDSSEKSVNASRWDRSVSESIKAKGNTKEAKEEDLYMDLQDRNDAGGSYMDVSFDGSNEGITMSLEKGMSAGRWDHCVPEGPKGDFTREGGAGTYSHPQGKNDAGTFRNVSCDDSGEELEESSEDDRSTTKQAYDEIKRYMDAETAKSSKETQEAENMAIRYLGLRAYTASELKKKLIGKKYPLEIVDSVINDFQHRGFINDNFYAEAFTRSRWSSLSWGPRRIKQALFKKGVSNEDSDAAIKLVFEKDNQCKETEVSHGMSKEAMDQLYVQASKRWLQGRDLPVENRKARVIRWLQYRGFNWGVVSQLIKRLESPLS from the exons ATGTTGAAACTAGGGTTTAGGTTATCGATTGGCATTCAACACCGCGTGCTCGTGATCCCATG GATGAAGAGACACTCTGTGACGCCAAGAATCTTGTGTTCATCAGAGAAGCGGGATTACAATTCCTCTGGACTCAGTAGGTATGTTCCCAAGAAGTCTCGGGAGATTAGTGAACAAGTGACATCTAAGCCTCTTGATAGCTCTGAGAAGAGTGTAAATGCTAGTAGATGGGATCGTAGTGTATCGGAGTCTATTAAAGCCAAGGGTAACACGAAAGAGGCTAAGGAGGAGGACTTGTATATGGATCTGCAAGACAGAAACGATGCTGGAGGTAGTTACATGGATGTGTCTTTTGATGGCTCTAATGAAGGTATTACTATGAGTTTGGAGAAGGGTATGTCTGCTGGTAGATGGGATCATTGTGTACCCGAGGGACCTAAAGGTGACTTTACAAGAGAGGGTGGAGCTGGTACGTATTCTCACCCGCAGGGTAAAAACGATGCTGGAACGTTCAGGAATGTGTCTTGTGATGATTCTGGGGaag AGTTGGAAGAGAGCAGTGAGGATGATAGATCAACGACGAAACAAGCTTATGATGAAATCAAGCGATATATGGATGCTGAGACTGCCAAGAGTAGCAAAGAAACCCAAGAGGCAGAGAACATGGCTATTCGTTATCTTGGTTTAAG AGCATATACAGCATCTGagctgaagaagaagctcaTTGGAAAGAAATATCCTCTTGAAATCGTTGACAGTGTGATCAATGACTTTCAGCACCG AGGTTTCATCAATGATAACTTCTACGCGGAAGCATTCACACGGTCTAGATGGTCTTCCTTAAGTTGGGGACCTAGACGGATCAAGCAA GCATTGTTTAAGAAAGGCGTAAGCAACGAAGATTCAGATGCGGCCATAAAGCTTGTTTTTGAGAAAGACAACCAATGCAAAGAAACAGAAGTTAGTCACGGGATGTCCAAGGAAGCGATGGATCAGCTCTATGTTCAGGCGTCAAAGCGGTGGCTCCAAGGCAGAGACTTGCCTGTAGAAAATCGTAAAGCTAGAGTTATACGGTGGCTTCAGTACAGGGGATTCAACTGGGGTGTTGTCTCTCAGCTTATCAAGAGGCTAGAATCTCCACTGTCCTGA